In Erigeron canadensis isolate Cc75 chromosome 1, C_canadensis_v1, whole genome shotgun sequence, a single window of DNA contains:
- the LOC122599024 gene encoding uncharacterized protein LOC122599024: MPNIVAQVTASLQAPNNPVPNVEAQANVNNENVQPVVVEEEEAPVMQDNYIPMYNQHGVYRQGCSFKDFKSCGAPEFHGDGGPTACIRWLEEIEAVIARSHCTYDDQVTYSTGMFKGDALKWWNKEIGAGNAIPWDQFKILVNERFCFPYELQTLTLEFVQLQMNGADYKGYIRRFQELSTLIPHLVSPEAQAIQKFVMGLTPKV; encoded by the coding sequence ATGCCTAATATAGTTGCCCAAGTCACGGCATCTCTCCAAGCACCCAATAATCCGGTGCCAAATGTTGAAGCTCAAGCAAATGTGAATAATGAAAATGTTCAACCGGTAGTGGTGGAAGAAGAAGAGGCACCGGTGATGCAAGATAACTACATTCCCATGTACAATCAACATGGAGTGTATCGTCAAGGGTGTTCTTTCAAGGATTTCAAGAGTTGTGGAGCCCCGGAGTTTCATGGGGATGGGGGTCCCACGGCTTGTATAAGGTGGCTTGAAGAGATTGAAGCGGTGATTGCTAGGAGCCATTGTACTTATGATGATCAAGTTACTTATTCAACCGGCATGTTTAAGGGTGATGCATTGAAGTGGTGGAACAAGGAAATAGGGGCGGGTAACGCTATACCTTGGGATCAATTCAAGATTTTGGTGAATGAAAGGTTTTGTTTTCCTTATGAACTTCAAACTTTAACACTAGAGTTTGTGCAACTTCAAATGAATGGAGCGGACTACAAAGGATACATTCGGCGATTCCAAGAGTTATCAACACTCATCCCACACTTGGTGTCTCCCGAGGCCCAAGCTATTCAAAAGTTTGTTATGGGCTTAACTCCAAAAGTCTGA